In Curtobacterium sp. MCPF17_002, one genomic interval encodes:
- a CDS encoding ABC transporter permease subunit, whose translation MITPGTNSFGDFHLPLGTWVAAVVDWITTYLSGFFDVVRYVFTWMDAWMEYFLATPPFWVVVAVLVVLAFIAKGWKLALGAAIGLLFIVSVGQWTNAMDTLALVVVAAGLAVVFSIPLGIWAARSDAASRIIRPVLDFMQTTPAFVYLIPALLLFRVGVVPGIVATIVFAMAPGVRLTELGIRGVPGEVVEAGAAFGSSPWRILRQIQLPLAKASIMAGVNQVIMLSLSMVVIAGMVGAGGLGEQIVASLNRIDVGLGAEAGLSVVVLAILLDRLTAALGGGAGGASRPWRRKPRTAVTATPTAATAQTAATADAPGAAPADRQTVDA comes from the coding sequence ATGATCACCCCCGGAACCAACTCCTTCGGCGACTTCCACCTGCCCCTCGGCACCTGGGTCGCTGCGGTCGTCGACTGGATCACGACCTACCTCTCCGGCTTCTTCGACGTCGTCCGCTACGTGTTCACGTGGATGGACGCGTGGATGGAGTACTTCCTCGCCACGCCGCCGTTCTGGGTCGTCGTCGCGGTCCTCGTGGTCCTGGCGTTCATCGCGAAGGGCTGGAAGCTCGCGCTCGGCGCCGCGATCGGCCTGCTCTTCATCGTGAGCGTCGGCCAGTGGACCAACGCGATGGACACCCTCGCGCTCGTCGTCGTCGCGGCCGGGCTCGCCGTGGTGTTCAGCATCCCGCTGGGCATCTGGGCCGCCCGCTCCGACGCCGCCAGCCGCATCATCCGCCCGGTGCTCGACTTCATGCAGACCACCCCGGCGTTCGTGTACCTCATCCCGGCGCTGCTGCTCTTCCGCGTCGGTGTCGTCCCCGGCATCGTCGCGACGATCGTGTTCGCGATGGCACCGGGCGTCCGGCTCACCGAGCTCGGCATCCGCGGGGTCCCCGGTGAGGTCGTCGAGGCCGGTGCCGCGTTCGGTTCGAGCCCGTGGCGCATCCTCCGCCAGATCCAGCTGCCGCTCGCGAAGGCCAGCATCATGGCGGGTGTCAACCAGGTCATCATGCTGTCGCTCTCGATGGTCGTCATCGCCGGCATGGTCGGCGCCGGTGGCCTCGGCGAGCAGATCGTCGCCTCCCTCAACCGCATCGACGTCGGCCTGGGTGCCGAGGCCGGTCTGTCGGTCGTGGTGCTCGCGATCCTGCTGGACCGTCTGACCGCAGCGCTCGGCGGCGGCGCGGGTGGTGCCTCCAGGCCCTGGAGGCGGAAGCCACGGACGGCCGTCACCGCGACGCCGACCGCGGCGACCGCCCAGACCGCCGCCACCGCGGACGCTCCG
- a CDS encoding glycine betaine/L-proline ABC transporter ATP-binding protein: protein MPAVSVHGAYKVFGRRPGEAVRRLAAGASRDEVRDLGSAAVIDASFDVRPGEIFVVMGLSGSGKSTLIRMLNGLLEPTTGAVEIGGRTVTKATPKEIREIRRTSVSMVFQHFALLPHRTVLENVAFGLEVNGVDKATRLAKAREVIDLVGLDVWADAKPDELSGGMQQRVGIARALAAETDVLLMDEAFSALDPLIRREMQEQLVDLQQRLGKTIVFITHDLNEAMFLGDRIAVMRDGRIVQIGSPEDILTDPANDYVAQFVQDVDRARVLTAASVMEPARAVVPVTAGPRGALRIMRDLQTAAVFVTGRGRTLEGWVRDRHVMRQVKAGDTNLDAIVNTEYAKVAPDTALTDLFELAVESPLPIAVVDDEHRLLGVVPRVTLLAALGNVPTTTSPIQTLEPVTRISNDDLDETLATTTPATEGADA from the coding sequence GTGCCCGCTGTCAGCGTGCACGGCGCGTACAAGGTGTTCGGCCGACGCCCCGGTGAAGCCGTCCGTCGTCTGGCCGCCGGCGCGTCCCGCGACGAGGTCCGCGACCTCGGCTCGGCGGCCGTCATCGACGCGTCCTTCGACGTGCGCCCCGGCGAGATCTTCGTCGTCATGGGGCTCTCCGGCTCCGGCAAGTCGACGCTCATCCGGATGCTGAACGGGCTCCTCGAGCCGACCACCGGCGCGGTCGAGATCGGCGGCCGCACCGTGACCAAGGCCACCCCGAAGGAGATCCGGGAGATCCGGCGCACCAGCGTGTCGATGGTGTTCCAGCACTTCGCGCTCCTGCCGCACCGCACCGTGCTCGAGAACGTCGCGTTCGGCCTCGAGGTGAACGGTGTCGACAAGGCCACCCGGCTCGCGAAGGCCCGCGAGGTGATCGACCTCGTCGGCCTCGACGTCTGGGCCGACGCCAAGCCCGACGAGCTCTCCGGCGGCATGCAGCAGCGCGTCGGCATCGCCCGCGCCCTCGCCGCCGAGACCGACGTCCTGCTCATGGACGAGGCGTTCAGTGCGCTCGACCCGCTCATCCGCCGGGAGATGCAGGAGCAGCTCGTCGACCTGCAGCAGCGGCTCGGCAAGACGATCGTCTTCATCACGCACGACCTCAACGAGGCCATGTTCCTGGGGGACCGCATCGCCGTGATGCGCGACGGCCGGATCGTCCAGATCGGGTCACCGGAGGATATCCTCACCGACCCGGCGAACGACTACGTCGCGCAGTTCGTGCAGGACGTCGACCGCGCCCGCGTGCTCACCGCCGCGAGCGTGATGGAACCGGCCCGTGCCGTCGTCCCCGTCACCGCGGGGCCCCGCGGTGCGCTCCGGATCATGCGCGACCTGCAGACGGCCGCCGTGTTCGTCACGGGCCGCGGCCGGACGCTCGAGGGCTGGGTCCGCGACCGCCACGTGATGCGCCAGGTCAAGGCGGGCGACACGAACCTCGACGCGATCGTCAACACCGAGTACGCCAAGGTCGCGCCGGACACCGCGCTCACCGACCTGTTCGAGCTCGCGGTCGAGTCGCCGTTGCCCATCGCGGTCGTCGACGACGAACACCGCCTGCTCGGGGTGGTGCCGCGCGTCACGCTCCTCGCCGCGCTCGGCAACGTCCCGACCACGACCAGCCCCATCCAGACGCTCGAGCCGGTGACCCGCATCTCGAACGACGACCTGGACGAGACGCTCGCCACCACCACCCCCGCCACGGAAGGTGCTGACGCATGA